A region of Candidatus Nezhaarchaeota archaeon DNA encodes the following proteins:
- the paaI gene encoding hydroxyphenylacetyl-CoA thioesterase PaaI, producing the protein MSDELRNRLLKVFRQDPYAKFLGIELLEVRDGYSKAALTVQDFMLNFHGVAHGGLIASLADAAFAAASNSHNKKAVALSLNINYRKPARVGDVLIAEAFEESLGKITATYRIAVKNSEDNLVAVGQGLVYRMEESIL; encoded by the coding sequence TTGAGTGATGAATTGAGAAATAGGTTGCTTAAAGTATTTAGGCAAGATCCATATGCTAAGTTTCTTGGGATAGAGCTTCTTGAAGTGAGAGATGGCTATAGTAAGGCTGCTTTAACTGTTCAGGATTTTATGTTGAACTTTCACGGAGTTGCTCACGGCGGCTTAATAGCATCCTTAGCTGATGCCGCCTTTGCAGCAGCAAGCAATTCTCATAATAAAAAAGCTGTGGCACTCTCATTGAATATAAATTACCGTAAACCAGCCAGAGTGGGTGACGTACTCATAGCTGAAGCGTTTGAGGAAAGTCTAGGTAAAATTACTGCCACGTATAGAATTGCAGTTAAGAATTCTGAAGACAACTTAGTGGCTGTAGGTCAAGGTCTAGTATACAGGATGGAGGAGTCCATTTTATAG
- a CDS encoding DUF1614 domain-containing protein codes for MKRKVILQLPSHPMLMFLLVLLALTPLIWLYFIPQALAQAFQPLGLSPPVSYAIALVMILLSILFSFVNIAVVEIPRRTIMPEIKVEMRYVYFFGIPYPVPRIRFVVPKMVIGVNVGGAVIPILISTLMLSLMALSNDPHRSTLVFLGVMAIVSLISHVTSRIIPGVGIVVPALVPPLIAALSTILLASLINVMEFAPAIAYSGAVIGTLIGADIVNLIRHLDKLQSPLVSIGGAGTFDGIYLSGIMALLLTLLFI; via the coding sequence ATGAAGAGGAAGGTCATACTGCAACTGCCATCACACCCAATGCTCATGTTCCTCCTAGTTCTACTAGCTTTAACTCCACTCATATGGCTCTACTTCATCCCCCAAGCATTAGCACAAGCATTTCAACCCCTAGGGCTAAGCCCACCAGTGAGCTATGCTATAGCCTTAGTTATGATCTTGCTTTCAATACTCTTTAGCTTCGTCAACATAGCGGTCGTGGAGATCCCAAGACGAACGATTATGCCTGAAATTAAGGTTGAGATGCGATACGTGTACTTCTTTGGCATTCCATATCCAGTCCCTAGGATAAGGTTCGTAGTCCCTAAGATGGTAATTGGTGTGAATGTGGGGGGAGCAGTGATCCCAATCTTAATTTCCACATTAATGCTCTCACTAATGGCTCTAAGCAATGACCCTCACCGATCAACCTTAGTCTTCCTAGGGGTCATGGCGATCGTCTCCTTAATATCACATGTAACCTCAAGAATTATTCCAGGCGTCGGCATTGTTGTGCCAGCACTAGTACCTCCATTAATAGCTGCTCTCTCAACAATACTTTTGGCGAGCTTAATTAACGTGATGGAGTTTGCGCCAGCTATAGCTTACAGTGGAGCAGTAATTGGGACTCTAATTGGAGCAGACATAGTCAACCTGATTAGACACCTCGATAAGCTCCAATCACCATTGGTGAGTATAGGTGGAGCGGGGACATTTGATGGCATATACCTCAGCGGTATCATGGCCCTCCTACTAACACTCCTCTTCATCTAG
- a CDS encoding sodium/solute symporter (Members of the Solute:Sodium Symporter (SSS), TC 2.A.21 as described in tcdb.org, catalyze solute:Na+ symport. Known solutes for members of the family include sugars, amino acids, nucleosides, inositols, vitamins, urea or anions, depending on the system.) has protein sequence MSAQIIYTIVTAYFILLIAIGFLTRRYAERSYRDYLLGALPPIAIALHIVATLYSGMSYIGASGLNYAFGVSAFWELWPPVGMILLTTIFGSRLWRYIRKHNLMTIPDYLEHRFGGSLMRILGAIVVFITIVILLIGQWTAVGIGLTVLLGLPFQVAVVLGTAITLFYTVIGGIWAVAWTDVVQGLTLMVTAIALAIIGVSMVGGLDNLIARLNEISPALTATFAPAGVFSMPFLATHFIVTAIGLTVHPRMFHRIYSVRSESFFKWLPIVCLTAYVIAFITPKFAAMATRVLVEGGAMPRPPTSDWALPYFARYMVDPILAGFFLAGLFAACMSTADSMLVTAAAFISRDIYQRFINPRADDRKLITISKIAVLAIGLVAMLVALEPPAIIPWFIWVAEGSAGATLGTIFIYALFVPRLINRYGAAASIIVGLILSFAIGYYARFIAPLPISAFFIAFIVTLVLCPIVTLATKRKAAPLQRVE, from the coding sequence GTGAGCGCGCAAATAATCTACACGATTGTAACAGCGTACTTCATTCTACTGATCGCGATAGGCTTCTTGACCAGGCGTTATGCAGAGAGAAGCTATAGAGATTACCTCTTAGGAGCCCTCCCACCAATAGCCATAGCCCTACACATTGTCGCGACGCTGTACAGCGGCATGTCGTACATAGGGGCCTCGGGTCTAAACTATGCTTTCGGTGTAAGCGCCTTTTGGGAGCTATGGCCCCCCGTCGGCATGATACTTCTAACCACCATCTTCGGGTCGAGGCTGTGGAGGTACATTAGGAAGCACAACTTAATGACGATACCAGACTACTTGGAGCATCGCTTTGGAGGATCCCTGATGAGGATACTGGGCGCAATAGTGGTCTTCATAACTATAGTCATATTGCTAATTGGTCAGTGGACGGCTGTAGGTATAGGTTTAACGGTGCTTTTAGGGTTACCATTCCAAGTGGCAGTAGTGTTAGGCACTGCTATAACTCTATTCTACACTGTGATAGGTGGTATTTGGGCTGTCGCGTGGACTGACGTGGTCCAAGGCCTCACGCTAATGGTAACAGCAATAGCTCTCGCCATAATCGGTGTAAGCATGGTTGGTGGACTCGACAACCTCATCGCCAGGCTTAATGAGATTAGCCCTGCACTAACAGCTACTTTTGCACCAGCAGGAGTCTTCTCAATGCCATTCCTGGCAACGCACTTCATAGTTACAGCCATTGGCCTCACGGTGCACCCAAGAATGTTCCATAGGATATACTCGGTGAGGTCGGAGAGCTTCTTCAAGTGGTTACCAATAGTATGCCTCACAGCCTACGTTATTGCCTTCATAACTCCAAAGTTTGCAGCAATGGCGACAAGAGTCCTTGTAGAGGGGGGCGCTATGCCTAGACCCCCAACATCAGACTGGGCTCTACCGTACTTCGCGCGCTACATGGTTGATCCGATACTAGCTGGCTTCTTCCTAGCAGGACTATTTGCTGCTTGCATGTCTACTGCAGATTCAATGCTTGTAACAGCTGCAGCCTTCATTTCACGAGACATTTACCAAAGGTTTATAAATCCGAGAGCCGACGATAGAAAGCTCATCACGATATCTAAGATAGCTGTGTTAGCAATAGGTCTAGTAGCCATGCTCGTGGCATTAGAGCCTCCAGCCATAATACCATGGTTCATATGGGTTGCAGAGGGTTCTGCGGGTGCAACACTAGGCACAATATTTATCTATGCTCTCTTCGTGCCAAGGCTCATTAATCGCTATGGTGCTGCAGCATCAATAATTGTAGGTCTCATACTAAGCTTTGCCATTGGATACTATGCTCGCTTCATAGCCCCCTTACCTATAAGTGCTTTCTTCATAGCCTTCATAGTGACACTAGTGCTATGTCCAATAGTAACGCTGGCAACGAAACGTAAAGCTGCACCACTACAGAGAGTAGAGTAA
- a CDS encoding MFS transporter — MRRESMVLAASFSTAFMAYGVRYTFSMLLPEMMGELNLTNTQAGLMYTSFLTLYTVASVLVGFLVDVEGVKRTMLKFLPLFGLGTGLMSLTFSDWSGAIFFGIAGLGASACWTPLIVWVQKAYQFRRGLFLGVLQVGCNMGFGVLGVLIPLMLPHLGWRGCWAMLGVLSMAWLMPLIVMAHEPIIESTRERSLLKHVKGFKALLRSRQFWFGGSSYMLAAFAIMVPMTFTKAYANLELNVSSEAATALFTVIGFVGIAGSLLLPPLSDKLGRRSSILMCNSIMAIGLLGSMITIPSFTHIALWSAIIGLSYGAIWPLYAALIKDLYTWSVVGSIMGSWTMMCGIGLLLSPAVGGLITDVFSSYKPTYFMAFTTALASMVLTLPIKKIKLSKVKDN, encoded by the coding sequence ATGCGTCGTGAATCCATGGTCTTAGCTGCTTCCTTCTCTACAGCATTCATGGCTTATGGCGTCCGCTACACCTTCAGCATGCTGCTGCCAGAGATGATGGGGGAGCTCAACTTAACTAACACTCAAGCTGGCTTAATGTACACCAGCTTCCTGACCCTATACACGGTAGCTTCAGTTCTCGTTGGCTTCTTAGTTGACGTTGAGGGGGTCAAGAGGACGATGCTAAAGTTCCTCCCACTCTTTGGTCTTGGGACGGGGTTGATGTCCTTAACTTTCTCTGATTGGAGTGGAGCCATCTTTTTCGGCATAGCTGGCTTAGGTGCTTCAGCTTGTTGGACGCCGCTCATAGTTTGGGTTCAGAAGGCCTATCAATTTAGGCGAGGATTGTTTCTAGGGGTACTTCAAGTTGGCTGCAACATGGGCTTCGGGGTCTTGGGGGTGCTGATACCATTGATGCTGCCTCATCTAGGTTGGAGGGGTTGTTGGGCTATGTTAGGGGTGTTATCGATGGCTTGGTTAATGCCCTTAATTGTCATGGCGCACGAGCCGATCATCGAGAGTACTCGAGAGAGAAGCTTATTGAAGCATGTTAAGGGCTTTAAAGCTTTATTGAGAAGCAGACAATTCTGGTTTGGTGGCTCATCCTACATGTTAGCAGCTTTCGCCATAATGGTCCCAATGACCTTCACGAAGGCGTATGCAAATCTCGAGTTGAACGTAAGCTCAGAAGCTGCTACAGCACTCTTCACTGTAATAGGATTTGTGGGGATAGCTGGATCACTACTACTTCCACCACTATCAGATAAACTAGGCAGGAGAAGCTCAATCTTAATGTGCAACTCAATAATGGCTATTGGGCTATTAGGCTCAATGATCACGATCCCCTCATTCACGCACATAGCTTTGTGGAGCGCCATAATCGGATTAAGCTATGGAGCCATATGGCCCCTATATGCAGCCCTGATTAAGGACCTCTACACTTGGAGTGTTGTGGGGTCTATAATGGGCTCCTGGACCATGATGTGTGGCATCGGCCTCTTACTCTCACCAGCAGTGGGTGGACTAATAACTGATGTCTTCAGTAGCTATAAGCCCACGTACTTCATGGCGTTCACCACAGCATTAGCATCCATGGTGCTCACACTCCCAATAAAGAAGATTAAGCTAAGTAAAGTTAAGGATAATTAA